The following proteins come from a genomic window of Nicotiana tomentosiformis chromosome 12, ASM39032v3, whole genome shotgun sequence:
- the LOC104105587 gene encoding uncharacterized protein yields MAEGRTNSITSWNDLARKFLARFFPSGKPAKIRSEIVSYKQKAGESLYSAWERFKGLLRDCPHHNQTNEVLAHTFIEGLHLETNIVVDAAAGGQVLEKSFGDIYVLLNKFAKSNPDWQGEIGRHTVQKSTGVLELDVISTLSTHISTLTNHVNEMALVINKQQAQPVQQVQLLCEVQINIPLVDILQEVPKYAKYIKDIVANKWRLTEFETVALTEECSSRIQSKLPQKLNDLDSFTIQISIGKHAVEQALCDLGASINLMLLSVFRQLGLGELRPTTVILQLVDRSLARPEGVIEDVLVLVGSFIFPANFIILDYEPY; encoded by the exons ATGGCTGAAGGCAGAACCAATTCtattacatcatggaatgatCTGGCAAGAAAATTTTTGGCAAGGTTCTTCCCTTCAGGTAAACCTGCAAAGATCAGAAGTGAGATAGTCTCCTACAAACAGAAAGCGGGGGAGTCTTTATACtcagcttgggagaggttcaagggacTGCTCAGAGACTGTCCTCATCACAATCAGACAAATGAAGTGTTAGCTCACACTTTCATAGAAGGGTTACATCTTGAGACAAATATTGTGGTAGATGCTGCAGCTGGAGGTCAAGTGTTGGAGAAAAGCTTTGGTGATATATATGTGTTATTGAACAAATTCGCCAAAAGCAATCCTGATTGGCAAGGAGAGATAGGCAGACACACAGTGCAAAAATCTACAGGGGTTCTCGAGTTAGATGTCATCTCGACATTATCAACGCACATTTCCACATTGACCAACCATGTCAATGAGATGGCCTTGGTTATTAACAAGCAACAAGCCCAGCCAGTGCAACAGGTTCAATTGTTATGTGAA GTGCAAATCAATATTCCGCTAGTAGACATCCTGCAAGAAGTGCCCAAATATGCAAAATACATCAAGGACATAGTGGCAAATAAATGGAGGTTGACCGAATTCGAGACTGTGGCACTCACTGAGGAATGTAGCTCAAGAATTCAAAGCAAGCTACCTCAGAAATTGAATGATCTGGATAGTTTCACTATCCAAATCTCGATTGGTAAGCATGCAGTCGAGCAAGCTTTGTGTGATCTTGGAGCGAGCATCAATTTGATGTTGTTGTCTGTGTTCAGACAGTTGGGGTTGGGTGAGTTGCGTCCAACAACGGTAATCTTACAGTTGGTTGATCGCTCCCTTGCTCgtcctgaaggagtgattgaagatgtgttagttctaGTGGGTTCTTTCATATTCCCTGCTAATTTCATTATCTTGGATTACGAGCCTTATTAG